A single genomic interval of Stieleria maiorica harbors:
- a CDS encoding DUF4254 domain-containing protein → MSASTIAATHLPPVSEITQLQIDTVADWHQGPIENAYDGFKQLVCKQHEYNYRLWHQEDIARSPTADDVKIAEVKRAIDKLNQQRNDMIEQLDDAITELLEKLHVRPAAEAPINTETAGSAIDRLSIMSLRLYHYREQLERDDADAAHRAMVAQRIDLCEQQHADLSNSLQELLADLLAGKKRHKTYRQMKMYNDPSLNPEIYKS, encoded by the coding sequence ATGTCAGCATCCACCATCGCGGCAACTCATTTGCCACCGGTTTCAGAGATCACGCAACTGCAAATCGACACCGTGGCCGATTGGCATCAGGGGCCGATCGAAAACGCCTATGACGGGTTCAAGCAACTGGTGTGCAAGCAGCACGAATACAACTATCGGCTCTGGCACCAGGAAGACATCGCCCGCAGCCCGACCGCCGACGACGTCAAGATCGCCGAGGTGAAACGGGCGATCGACAAGCTGAATCAACAACGCAACGACATGATCGAGCAGTTGGACGACGCGATCACCGAGCTATTGGAAAAGTTGCATGTCCGCCCGGCTGCCGAAGCACCGATCAACACCGAAACCGCCGGCAGTGCGATCGATCGGCTGTCGATCATGTCGCTGCGGCTGTACCACTACCGAGAGCAACTCGAACGCGACGACGCCGATGCGGCACACCGCGCGATGGTTGCCCAACGCATCGATCTGTGTGAACAGCAACACGCCGACCTGTCCAATTCGCTGCAGGAATTGCTGGCCGACCTGTTGGCGGGAAAGAAGCGACACAAGACGTATCGCCAGATGAAGATGTACAACGATCCGTCGTTGAACCCCGAAATTTACAAGTCGTAG